A genomic region of Paenibacillus sp. PL2-23 contains the following coding sequences:
- the yyaC gene encoding spore protease YyaC: MAQRASKKQTGVTESQELHTLNGQGELAQFLMRSGAAVPNSGRLLFVCIGSDRSTGDAYGPLVGSLLKERGWPHVVGTLEQPCDAHAVEAAVLKAAAMREQAWSIVAIDACLGKAASVGGFVAAHGPLLPGSAIGRRLPPVGDVSIRGVVNLFGPKAYGMLQTTSLHLVMEMAKQTAAAIDEAWLDKPQMG; the protein is encoded by the coding sequence ATGGCACAGCGAGCTTCAAAAAAACAAACAGGGGTCACGGAGAGCCAGGAGCTTCACACCCTTAACGGCCAAGGGGAGCTCGCGCAGTTCCTTATGCGTTCTGGAGCGGCGGTACCGAATTCCGGACGCCTGCTCTTTGTATGCATCGGCAGCGACCGCTCAACGGGAGACGCATATGGACCACTGGTGGGATCGCTGCTGAAGGAGCGCGGCTGGCCGCATGTCGTCGGCACGCTGGAGCAGCCATGCGACGCCCACGCAGTGGAGGCGGCCGTGCTGAAGGCCGCTGCGATGCGCGAGCAGGCCTGGTCGATTGTCGCGATTGACGCGTGCCTCGGCAAAGCTGCCTCTGTAGGGGGCTTTGTGGCGGCGCATGGGCCGCTGCTGCCGGGCTCGGCGATTGGCAGGCGGCTCCCTCCCGTTGGCGACGTGAGCATCAGAGGCGTCGTTAATTTATTTGGTCCCAAGGCATACGGCATGCTTCAGACCACCTCGCTGCATCTGGTGATGGAGATGGCGAAGCAGACAGCGGCCGCTATAGACGAAGCTTGGTTGGACAAGCCCCAAATGGGGTAA
- a CDS encoding DUF1128 domain-containing protein yields MNLEHANQENVEFMIETIKTKLRMASGAAMQASHFSVEQYEDIKDLYDVVESKNKFSISEVEALVSELGKLRKK; encoded by the coding sequence ATGAATCTGGAGCACGCTAACCAAGAGAATGTGGAATTTATGATTGAAACGATTAAAACCAAGCTGCGGATGGCTTCCGGGGCGGCCATGCAGGCCTCCCATTTCAGCGTAGAGCAATACGAGGATATTAAGGATTTGTATGATGTGGTGGAGTCCAAGAACAAATTCAGCATCAGCGAAGTAGAAGCGCTCGTCTCCGAGCTTGGCAAGCTTAGAAAAAAATAA
- a CDS encoding UDP-glucose--hexose-1-phosphate uridylyltransferase — translation MTTTNKQTAPSAEEALLNIERLVQFGKQRGLLHELDAAAGRNALLDLFRFTEPGAQAAPEEELDSAVTLLEPLLDYGFAIGLIPDNTLTYRDLLDARIMGLLMPRPSETAADFRRKSQGEGVSAATDALYRLSIDCNYIRMDRIAKNQIWLHPTPYGSLEMTINLSKPEKDPKEIALLKTLPQAHYPKCLLCADNVGYAGRADHPGRQNLRIIPLKLRGEDWFFQYSPYVYYNEHSIVFKAAHEPMVVSHDSFARLLDFVEQFPHYFIGSNADLPIVGGSILSHDHFQAGRHVFAMEKAPIDALFRDEKLPGVQFGMVDWPMTVLRLNGSSKSDVHAAACRILDLWREYSDETANVRAYTVGADGQRVPHNTITPIARLRDNGLYELDLVLRNNRTSEEHPDGIFHPHAHLHHIKKENIGLIEVMGLAVLPGRLKEELEKLSAYLTGEAGESVHALQDAAHPLHKHAEWAIELVGRHGSAHSSEQALDILRAETGDKFLDVLKDAGVFKRTEQGAQAFRAFLQSAGLTQV, via the coding sequence ATGACTACAACGAATAAGCAGACGGCGCCTTCCGCTGAAGAAGCGCTGCTGAATATCGAAAGACTGGTGCAGTTCGGGAAGCAGCGCGGTCTGCTGCACGAGCTTGATGCCGCCGCGGGGCGGAACGCTTTGCTTGACTTGTTCCGCTTCACAGAGCCGGGCGCTCAGGCTGCCCCTGAGGAGGAGCTGGACAGCGCCGTTACGCTGCTGGAGCCGCTCCTCGATTACGGCTTCGCCATCGGACTCATCCCCGATAATACATTGACATATCGGGATTTGCTGGACGCGCGCATTATGGGCCTGCTGATGCCAAGACCGTCGGAGACGGCTGCGGATTTCCGCCGCAAGTCCCAAGGGGAGGGCGTGTCAGCCGCAACAGATGCCCTGTATCGCTTAAGCATAGACTGCAACTACATTCGTATGGACCGTATCGCCAAAAATCAAATCTGGCTTCATCCTACGCCGTATGGCAGCTTGGAGATGACCATCAATTTGTCCAAGCCGGAGAAGGATCCCAAGGAAATCGCGCTGCTCAAGACGCTGCCGCAGGCCCATTATCCCAAGTGCCTGCTCTGCGCGGATAATGTCGGCTACGCGGGCCGCGCGGATCATCCCGGCCGTCAGAACCTGCGCATTATTCCTCTGAAGCTGCGTGGTGAGGACTGGTTCTTCCAATATTCACCATATGTGTACTACAATGAGCATAGCATTGTGTTTAAAGCGGCCCATGAGCCAATGGTTGTGTCCCATGATTCCTTCGCGAGATTGCTGGATTTCGTAGAGCAGTTCCCGCATTACTTTATTGGCTCTAACGCCGACCTGCCCATTGTGGGCGGATCCATTCTCAGCCACGACCACTTCCAGGCGGGGCGGCATGTCTTCGCGATGGAGAAGGCGCCGATCGACGCGCTGTTCCGCGACGAGAAGCTGCCGGGCGTACAGTTCGGCATGGTAGACTGGCCTATGACCGTCCTGAGATTGAACGGCTCCTCCAAGTCGGATGTGCACGCGGCGGCATGCCGCATTCTCGATCTGTGGCGGGAATACAGCGACGAGACGGCAAACGTTCGGGCGTATACGGTGGGGGCGGACGGACAGCGGGTGCCTCACAATACGATTACGCCGATTGCTCGATTGCGGGATAACGGGCTCTATGAGCTGGATCTGGTGCTGCGCAATAACCGGACCAGCGAGGAGCATCCCGACGGCATCTTCCATCCGCACGCGCATCTGCACCACATCAAGAAAGAGAACATCGGCCTGATTGAGGTGATGGGCCTCGCGGTGCTCCCTGGCCGTCTCAAAGAGGAGCTCGAGAAGCTGTCGGCTTACTTGACCGGCGAAGCGGGAGAAAGCGTCCATGCGCTTCAGGATGCCGCTCATCCGCTTCATAAGCACGCGGAATGGGCAATAGAGCTTGTAGGCCGGCATGGCAGCGCCCATAGCTCGGAGCAAGCGCTGGACATATTGAGGGCTGAGACGGGAGACAAATTCCTGGATGTCCTGAAGGATGCCGGCGTGTTCAAGCGAACGGAGCAAGGCGCGCAAGCGTTCCGAGCCTTCCTTCAATCCGCGGGATTGACGCAGGTTTAA
- the galE gene encoding UDP-glucose 4-epimerase GalE encodes MAVLVTGGAGYIGSHTAAALLERGEEIVVVDNLQQGHRDALLGGKLYVGDLRDGEFMDTVFRENNIDAVIHFAANSLVGESMKLPGKYYHNNVYGTLCLLEKMNEHGVNRIVFSSTAATYGEPENVPIDEYDRTLPTNAYGETKLAMEQMMKWFDVAHGIKYISLRYFNAAGAHASGRIGEDHRPETHLVPIVLEAALGKRPHISIFGDDYNTPDGTCIRDYIHVSDLADAHVLAVDRLRGGADSSIYNLGNGQGFSVKEVIEIARAVTGKEIPAVIEPRRSGDPAVLVASSDRARQELGWKPSRSKLEDIIRSAWAWHVEHPSGYED; translated from the coding sequence ATGGCGGTATTGGTAACAGGAGGGGCAGGGTATATCGGCTCACACACGGCGGCCGCGCTGCTGGAGCGCGGCGAGGAGATCGTAGTAGTCGACAATTTGCAGCAGGGACATCGGGACGCTCTTCTGGGCGGTAAGCTGTATGTCGGCGATCTGCGGGATGGCGAGTTTATGGATACGGTCTTCCGCGAAAATAACATCGACGCGGTCATTCACTTCGCGGCCAATTCGCTGGTCGGCGAAAGCATGAAGCTGCCTGGCAAATATTATCATAACAATGTATACGGCACGCTGTGCCTGCTGGAGAAGATGAACGAGCATGGCGTGAACCGGATCGTGTTCTCATCCACTGCCGCAACCTACGGCGAGCCGGAGAACGTGCCGATTGACGAATATGATCGAACACTGCCGACGAACGCTTATGGCGAGACAAAGCTGGCCATGGAGCAAATGATGAAGTGGTTCGACGTCGCGCACGGCATCAAATATATTTCGCTTCGCTACTTCAACGCCGCAGGCGCCCACGCCAGCGGACGCATCGGCGAGGATCATCGCCCGGAGACGCATCTCGTGCCTATCGTGCTGGAAGCCGCACTGGGCAAGCGTCCGCATATCTCCATCTTCGGGGATGACTACAATACGCCGGATGGCACGTGCATCCGTGACTACATTCATGTCAGCGATCTGGCAGACGCTCACGTCCTGGCCGTCGACCGTCTGCGCGGCGGGGCAGACAGCTCCATCTACAACCTGGGCAATGGCCAAGGCTTTTCCGTGAAGGAAGTTATCGAGATCGCCCGCGCGGTGACGGGCAAGGAGATTCCTGCCGTCATTGAGCCGCGCCGCTCAGGCGACCCGGCGGTGCTGGTGGCCTCCTCGGACCGCGCCCGCCAGGAGCTTGGCTGGAAGCCGAGCCGCAGCAAGCTGGAGGATATCATAAGAAGCGCATGGGCGTGGCATGTCGAGCATCCCAGCGGCTACGAGGACTAA
- a CDS encoding galactokinase, producing MANIAALKERFVQQYGEGAADIAVFHAPGRVNLIGEHTDYNGGYVFPAALTFGTTLLIRKREDRGLGLATTNFPASKLLSIDSIVYDEADDWMNYPKGIVNELLGQGVVFGSGYDLLYHGEIPNGSGLSSSASIEVVTAYALLNMEGLPTDTVKIALLSQKSENEFNGVKCGIMDQFAVANGKKDHAILLMCDTLEYELVPFQSGSYKLVIGNTNKRRGLVDSKYNERRAQCEGAVQELRAEHPELELLGQLSLEQFNASKHLIKDETVRKRAEHVVEEIDRVLQSITALKSNDLESFGALMNASHDSLRDLYEVTGDELDAMVDAARRVPGVLGSRMTGAGFGGCTVSLVHEDSVERFKEEVGRHYTEATGLQADFYVCSIGNGVERLS from the coding sequence ATGGCGAACATTGCCGCATTAAAGGAACGATTTGTACAGCAATATGGCGAAGGAGCGGCGGACATTGCGGTATTCCATGCGCCTGGCCGCGTCAATCTGATTGGCGAGCATACGGATTACAACGGAGGTTATGTATTCCCGGCAGCGCTGACGTTCGGCACCACGCTGCTTATCCGCAAGCGCGAGGACAGGGGGCTGGGCTTGGCTACCACGAACTTCCCGGCATCCAAGCTGCTGTCTATCGATTCCATCGTCTACGATGAAGCGGATGACTGGATGAACTATCCCAAGGGCATCGTGAACGAGCTGCTGGGCCAAGGCGTAGTGTTCGGCAGCGGCTATGATCTGCTGTACCATGGCGAAATTCCCAATGGCTCAGGCCTGTCCTCCTCGGCCTCCATCGAGGTTGTAACAGCGTACGCATTGCTGAATATGGAAGGGCTGCCGACGGATACGGTGAAGATCGCACTGCTCTCGCAGAAGTCAGAGAATGAATTCAACGGCGTCAAATGCGGCATTATGGACCAATTCGCGGTAGCGAACGGCAAGAAGGATCACGCGATTCTGCTCATGTGCGACACCCTGGAATATGAGCTCGTGCCCTTCCAGTCCGGCAGCTACAAGCTGGTCATCGGCAACACGAACAAGCGCAGAGGGCTGGTCGACTCCAAGTACAATGAGCGCCGCGCGCAATGCGAGGGGGCAGTGCAGGAGCTTCGTGCGGAGCATCCGGAGCTGGAGCTGCTGGGCCAGCTGAGCCTGGAGCAATTCAACGCGTCCAAGCATCTGATTAAGGATGAGACAGTGCGCAAGCGCGCGGAGCATGTCGTGGAAGAAATCGATCGGGTTCTGCAATCCATCACGGCCCTGAAGAGCAACGATCTGGAGAGCTTCGGAGCGCTGATGAACGCGTCCCATGATTCCTTGCGCGATTTGTACGAAGTCACAGGCGACGAGCTCGACGCTATGGTCGACGCGGCGCGCCGGGTGCCGGGTGTGCTGGGCTCCCGCATGACGGGCGCCGGCTTCGGCGGCTGCACGGTGTCTCTGGTCCATGAGGATAGCGTTGAACGCTTCAAGGAGGAAGTGGGACGCCATTATACGGAAGCGACAGGACTGCAAGCGGACTTCTATGTATGCAGCATCGGCAACGGCGTAGAACGGTTAAGCTGA
- a CDS encoding AraC family transcriptional regulator, whose product MPNPMESYSVVSSQVTAGRANPRLHILFCGESQTKPGHRLGPKVYEFHLMHLVLSGKGAFTLEGQRHELGAGDTFLIKPGQLISYESDPEDPWQYRWIAFRGSDAPQLAELGGFYASEGQVVSLQDPRRAAVLYRRVFATLRGGREAAALEAAAYLQLLMAAYSDASEGERRSISGADRVDEQLHRRIIHYLSSQYTHPVSIESMAEALGYNRAYLSRAFKQKTGLSPVSFLLKLRLDRAKLLLRERPELTVEQVAASVGLQDALYFSKQFRKQHGMSPTAYRREMIGEQSEF is encoded by the coding sequence ATGCCGAATCCCATGGAATCCTACAGCGTTGTATCCAGCCAAGTAACCGCAGGACGGGCCAATCCCCGGCTGCACATCTTATTCTGCGGCGAAAGCCAGACGAAGCCGGGGCATCGGCTTGGTCCCAAGGTGTATGAGTTCCACCTCATGCATCTGGTACTGTCAGGCAAGGGCGCCTTCACGCTGGAGGGACAACGGCACGAGCTGGGGGCAGGCGACACCTTTCTCATCAAACCGGGGCAGCTGATTTCTTACGAATCGGATCCCGAGGACCCCTGGCAATATCGCTGGATCGCCTTCAGGGGCAGTGACGCTCCTCAGCTCGCTGAGCTGGGAGGGTTCTACGCCTCCGAGGGCCAGGTTGTTTCGCTTCAAGACCCCCGGAGAGCGGCCGTTCTCTATCGGCGCGTATTTGCCACCTTGAGGGGAGGCAGGGAAGCCGCCGCTCTGGAGGCAGCCGCTTACCTGCAGCTCCTGATGGCGGCCTACAGCGACGCTTCGGAGGGAGAGCGACGCTCCATCAGCGGCGCCGACCGCGTCGATGAGCAGCTTCATCGCCGTATCATCCATTATTTATCTTCTCAATATACGCACCCCGTATCCATTGAGAGTATGGCTGAGGCGCTGGGGTACAACAGAGCTTATCTGTCGAGAGCATTCAAGCAGAAGACGGGCTTGTCCCCCGTCTCCTTCCTCTTGAAGCTTCGCCTCGACCGGGCGAAGCTGCTGCTGCGCGAGCGTCCGGAGCTGACTGTGGAGCAAGTGGCCGCATCCGTAGGCTTGCAGGACGCCTTATATTTCTCCAAGCAATTCCGCAAGCAGCACGGCATGTCGCCAACGGCCTATCGCAGAGAAATGATTGGCGAGCAAAGTGAATTTTGA
- a CDS encoding FAD-dependent oxidoreductase, with amino-acid sequence MMKELHTGQLYWPTTIQQAASYGALNGNTSATIAVLGGGMSGVACAYTFAEAGLDTVLIERGTIAAGSTSANTGLLQFSSDMMLSELQDQIGKEPARRFYRSSLQALEHIAELAKRLKTDVEFRPRSSLYYASSEQELPGLKLEYEALRDCGFDVEWWDADKLEQEFPFRKPGAIVTHGDAEINPLKFAVALSEEAAALGLRIFEDTDMVNHERLEGNKHRLHTASGHTIDVDYVVYAIGYEPEELRGRLRQADLNRSYVIVTDPQEEGELWQNRMMIWETARPYLYMRATCDNRIIVGGLDEEKERPVHNRKHQADRSEELLSSFKALFPDSKARIEFTWNATFGESLDGLPFVGEDPSWPGVYYNLGYGGNGTVCSVLGSQILLDMIKNGAPHPLPFIGIRDFAERR; translated from the coding sequence ATGATGAAGGAATTGCATACCGGCCAGCTATACTGGCCAACAACCATTCAGCAAGCTGCTTCTTATGGAGCTTTGAACGGTAATACCTCCGCCACAATCGCCGTATTGGGCGGCGGCATGTCCGGCGTTGCTTGCGCGTATACGTTCGCGGAGGCCGGCCTCGATACCGTGCTGATCGAACGCGGCACGATTGCGGCGGGCAGCACATCCGCCAATACAGGCCTGCTGCAATTCAGCAGCGACATGATGCTAAGCGAGCTGCAGGACCAGATTGGCAAGGAGCCTGCCAGACGCTTCTACAGAAGCAGCCTTCAGGCGCTTGAGCATATTGCCGAGCTCGCCAAGCGGCTGAAGACCGACGTTGAATTTCGCCCCAGGAGCAGCTTGTATTACGCGTCCTCGGAGCAGGAGCTTCCGGGCCTGAAGCTGGAATACGAAGCGCTGCGGGACTGCGGGTTCGATGTAGAATGGTGGGACGCCGACAAGCTGGAGCAGGAATTCCCATTCCGCAAGCCAGGAGCGATCGTCACGCATGGCGACGCGGAGATCAATCCGCTGAAGTTCGCGGTTGCGCTGTCGGAGGAAGCGGCGGCGCTCGGCCTTCGCATTTTCGAGGACACGGACATGGTCAACCACGAGCGGCTGGAGGGGAACAAGCATCGCCTCCATACCGCAAGCGGACATACGATCGACGTGGATTATGTGGTCTACGCGATCGGCTATGAGCCGGAGGAGCTGCGCGGGCGGCTTCGCCAGGCTGACCTGAACCGATCCTACGTCATTGTCACCGACCCTCAGGAGGAAGGGGAGCTGTGGCAGAACAGGATGATGATATGGGAGACTGCCCGGCCGTATTTGTATATGCGCGCCACATGCGACAACCGTATCATTGTCGGCGGGTTGGATGAGGAGAAGGAGCGGCCTGTTCATAATCGCAAGCATCAGGCTGACAGGAGCGAAGAGCTGCTGTCCAGCTTTAAGGCCCTGTTCCCGGATAGCAAGGCGAGGATTGAATTTACCTGGAACGCTACCTTCGGGGAATCGCTTGACGGCTTGCCGTTCGTAGGCGAAGACCCGTCCTGGCCCGGCGTTTATTATAATCTGGGCTACGGCGGCAACGGCACCGTATGCTCCGTTCTGGGCTCCCAGATTCTTCTGGATATGATCAAGAACGGGGCTCCGCATCCCCTGCCCTTCATCGGAATTAGAGATTTTGCCGAGCGCAGGTGA
- a CDS encoding general stress protein has protein sequence MAKKIGIFRNEQQVINAVAELEQAGFVASEMKILAKDSEHSRRIERETDAHADEIRELDETNQHTDGAGPIGFAASAGYGFPMAAMNNGSYGAPGYVTAGAGLNGGFAFAAPLAFTAHHDHEDAFRALGLDSKETELCSQAIREGSIALVVDTSESKSLLDKDGGPDLSKLGIAEAAFRRCGAQRIADGG, from the coding sequence ATGGCCAAAAAAATAGGTATTTTCAGAAACGAGCAGCAGGTGATTAACGCGGTAGCCGAGCTGGAGCAAGCGGGCTTTGTTGCCAGCGAGATGAAAATATTGGCGAAGGACTCGGAGCACTCCCGTCGAATCGAGCGGGAGACGGACGCTCATGCCGACGAAATAAGGGAGCTTGATGAGACCAACCAGCATACCGATGGAGCGGGACCGATCGGCTTTGCGGCTTCAGCCGGCTATGGGTTCCCGATGGCTGCGATGAACAACGGATCGTATGGCGCGCCGGGCTATGTCACTGCCGGGGCGGGATTGAACGGCGGCTTTGCATTTGCTGCCCCGTTAGCTTTCACAGCACACCATGATCATGAGGACGCGTTCCGCGCGCTGGGATTGGACTCCAAGGAAACGGAGCTTTGCTCGCAGGCGATCCGTGAAGGCTCCATAGCCCTTGTGGTGGATACAAGCGAAAGCAAGTCGCTGCTGGATAAGGATGGCGGCCCCGATCTGTCCAAGCTCGGTATAGCGGAAGCAGCCTTCCGCCGCTGCGGCGCTCAGCGCATTGCAGACGGCGGGTAG
- a CDS encoding magnesium transporter CorA family protein, whose translation MIHRTLRYPGGWEWHVALYDSSRPAEQKPLPSRKSSTKPEDVEAARTISRLSTRMEGNTPENEATDMKRRFPECADWIDDSLPRRTNHVSVENLPELGALLSGTLMIQITDDQSDMGPVHFWLTSNRLITMHEDLRVPLRLQSGVHAHKYEECSTAPEAFFIMLSALLETFHEGLDGFETRLSELEAAVRVHNRTGLLEVIIERRYELLHWSHLFIPIRELHVAAKECFSEELSKKDAFVRITHKLERIETLLKHYALEIDTLIAMDDAVSGFRGNDIMKTLTIFTVLCLPASVLGALMGSNYDKIPFKTETWGFTALITVTAVLTLIIYVWLWKKGWTGDLLNRQGNSSSAAPSTMNKADKSGKPELGSRSARHGKRAKDNGRLSGNADSDSSDSSIDQPLLRSRRNRA comes from the coding sequence ATGATACATCGGACGCTTCGATATCCCGGAGGCTGGGAATGGCACGTTGCGCTATATGACAGCTCGCGGCCGGCGGAGCAGAAGCCCCTGCCCAGCAGGAAATCCTCCACTAAGCCAGAAGACGTGGAAGCAGCGAGAACCATCAGCAGGCTAAGCACCCGTATGGAGGGAAACACGCCAGAGAACGAAGCGACGGATATGAAGCGGCGATTTCCGGAATGCGCGGACTGGATCGATGACAGCTTGCCCAGAAGAACGAATCATGTTTCGGTGGAGAACTTGCCCGAGCTTGGGGCCCTGCTAAGCGGTACGCTGATGATTCAGATAACGGACGACCAATCCGACATGGGACCCGTTCACTTCTGGCTTACCTCCAATAGACTCATCACGATGCATGAGGATTTGCGCGTCCCGCTGCGGCTGCAGTCTGGCGTTCATGCTCATAAATACGAGGAATGCAGCACGGCTCCGGAGGCATTCTTCATCATGCTTAGCGCGCTGCTGGAGACGTTCCACGAAGGCCTGGACGGATTCGAGACGAGGCTCAGCGAGCTGGAGGCTGCCGTGCGCGTGCACAATCGGACCGGGCTGCTGGAAGTCATAATCGAGCGAAGGTACGAGCTGCTGCATTGGAGCCACCTGTTCATCCCGATTCGAGAGCTTCATGTTGCGGCCAAGGAATGCTTCTCTGAGGAGCTCAGCAAGAAGGATGCCTTTGTCCGCATCACCCATAAGCTGGAGCGAATCGAAACGCTGCTTAAGCATTATGCGCTGGAGATCGATACGCTGATCGCAATGGACGATGCCGTATCGGGCTTTCGCGGCAATGACATTATGAAGACCTTGACGATCTTCACAGTGCTTTGCCTGCCCGCCTCCGTGCTTGGTGCTCTGATGGGCAGCAATTATGACAAGATCCCGTTCAAAACAGAGACATGGGGCTTTACGGCCTTGATTACCGTAACAGCCGTTCTTACCCTGATCATCTACGTATGGCTGTGGAAGAAGGGCTGGACCGGCGACTTGCTGAATCGTCAAGGGAATTCCTCTTCGGCAGCCCCTTCTACAATGAACAAAGCCGACAAGTCCGGCAAGCCCGAGCTTGGAAGCCGCTCTGCAAGGCATGGCAAACGCGCCAAAGACAACGGCCGCCTATCCGGCAATGCCGATTCGGATTCTTCGGATTCATCTATAGATCAGCCTCTTCTGCGCTCCCGCAGAAATCGCGCTTAA
- a CDS encoding lipase family protein, whose translation MMTDDVRRAQVPGPDIGTALFLAAVCGQTYVQYSNKEDGLFLVPRSYRLVGEFTASAYDNSPERFGFLIESDVCAVLAFRGTGSAVDWVSDFIAQQTLYRPVRNAGQTHKGFTDIYMSARNQVHTLLNEVSPDKPLFVTGHSLGGALGTLAALDIAINTSFAAPVVYTFGAPRVGDPTFVQAYNYTVPTHWRFQNEYDIVPHLPPLVYQSPHTKGTYFYLHVKGEVQRSFKMGSVSANHILPSYFTDLAKEKPADAAAMCAEPPGWCPELD comes from the coding sequence ATGATGACGGACGACGTACGGCGGGCTCAAGTTCCAGGGCCCGATATAGGAACCGCTTTATTTTTGGCCGCGGTTTGCGGACAAACCTACGTTCAGTACAGCAACAAGGAAGACGGTTTATTCCTGGTGCCGAGATCCTATCGCTTGGTGGGCGAATTCACAGCCAGCGCCTACGACAATTCGCCGGAGCGGTTCGGCTTCCTGATCGAGTCCGATGTGTGCGCTGTGCTTGCTTTTCGCGGAACGGGCTCTGCGGTTGATTGGGTGTCGGATTTCATCGCGCAGCAGACCCTCTACCGGCCTGTAAGGAATGCGGGACAGACGCACAAAGGCTTTACCGACATCTATATGTCTGCAAGAAACCAAGTCCACACCTTATTGAACGAGGTATCGCCGGATAAGCCGCTATTTGTTACCGGGCACAGTCTGGGCGGCGCGCTTGGGACGCTGGCCGCGCTCGATATCGCGATAAACACCTCGTTTGCCGCGCCTGTCGTCTATACCTTCGGAGCCCCTCGCGTAGGCGACCCCACATTTGTGCAAGCCTATAATTATACGGTTCCGACGCATTGGCGATTCCAGAACGAATACGATATCGTGCCGCATCTTCCGCCCCTCGTCTACCAGTCTCCCCACACGAAGGGCACCTACTTCTATCTTCATGTCAAAGGCGAGGTGCAGCGATCGTTCAAGATGGGATCGGTGTCTGCCAATCATATTTTGCCCAGCTACTTCACGGATCTGGCCAAAGAAAAACCCGCAGACGCGGCAGCGATGTGTGCCGAGCCTCCGGGCTGGTGTCCTGAGCTGGATTAG
- a CDS encoding hemolysin III family protein, giving the protein MANTHSFSRGEEIANAVTHGIGALLSIAALVLLVVFASLKGTAMHVVSFAIYGSAMLLLYSASTLVHSFPAGKAKRVFESLDHSFIYVFIAGTYTPILFHIVQGALGWVLFGIVWGVAVCGVIFKSMFASKYLFTSTILYIAMGWIIVFAWKPLVTHLAPGGLQLLVTGGILYTVGTIFYVWRSFPYHHAVWHLFVLGGSIVHFFAILLYVLPA; this is encoded by the coding sequence TTGGCTAATACGCATTCATTCTCAAGGGGCGAGGAGATCGCCAACGCAGTGACACATGGCATTGGAGCGCTGCTTAGCATTGCGGCGCTTGTCTTGCTAGTGGTGTTCGCTTCCTTGAAGGGCACCGCCATGCATGTCGTAAGCTTTGCCATATACGGCTCGGCCATGCTGCTGCTGTATTCGGCGTCAACGCTTGTCCACAGCTTTCCGGCCGGGAAGGCCAAGCGTGTATTCGAATCGCTCGACCACTCTTTTATTTATGTGTTTATCGCGGGTACCTATACGCCCATTCTGTTCCATATCGTGCAGGGTGCGCTGGGCTGGGTGCTGTTCGGCATTGTATGGGGTGTCGCCGTCTGCGGCGTCATCTTCAAGTCGATGTTCGCGTCCAAATATTTGTTCACATCCACGATTCTGTACATCGCAATGGGCTGGATCATCGTTTTTGCCTGGAAGCCGCTAGTGACGCATCTGGCTCCGGGTGGTCTGCAGCTGCTCGTGACAGGCGGCATTCTGTATACGGTTGGCACCATATTCTACGTGTGGCGCAGCTTCCCGTACCATCATGCCGTGTGGCATCTGTTTGTATTAGGCGGATCTATTGTCCATTTTTTTGCCATTCTGCTGTACGTGCTTCCCGCTTAG